The DNA region ttaaataataacttaaattatttctatttaagtgGAACAATGGAAAGTACATCGTAAAGTATTGTTACCCATATTTAACAACCGAATCATCGAAGATTACATTGACGTGTTCGGTGAGCAGGCGTCGATGTTGGTGGAACGCATGGAGGAACAATTAGGCAAAGGTGACTTCGATGTGTTTAAATACATTACGTCATGTATGTTAGATATAGTGTTTGGTAAGTTGACAAATTTTAATAGTACGCTAAATTgtaaacgaaaaatatttaatgttgatTCAACACTTTTATGAGTGGATACATCATTACATCGTAGATTTGTCAGAACAAGTGATGATCAGACCTTGTTTTCGTTTTCATGCTAGACATATTTTACAAGTTTTTCGTACATACCTATTATGACGTGTAAAACCACCGGAGCGTAAAACTGTAGTTTGGTTTCATATATTTAAGTGTCAAAAATATTTGCTCCTGgggcttctggtgttgcaggcgtctataagctgcggtaatctcttaccatcaggtgagccgtacgcttatttgccgacctagtgatataaaaaaaaattttggtataaaaaatttaggAATAATATTACGTCGTATTTCATGCgactaataatataactactCTAGGaacatttcattataatgataagTTAATAAACGACTACTTCATAATTTTAGAAACAGCTATGGGTGAAAAAATGGACGTACAACACAATCCTGATACTCCCTATTTACGCGCGCGTAACACTGTAATATCAATTATTGGAATGCGTATTTTTAAAGCTTGGATGCAACCTGATGCTCTTTTCAATCTCACGCCGTATTCCAAACTGCAACGAGATAATATCTTTTTAACTCATAAATTCACAGACGAGGTAAttgtaaactattttaattatagcGAAAGAGTCGATATTCCCTATGGataaaatctcataaaacatggactaatgcagaccaaattctcataccgagttataagaATCTACCAGATCTCATAGACTCTCATAACCCCGTAtaagaatttggtctgcatttctCCAtcttttatgagattttttccatagggttgTTAAATGATTGTTTACGTTAGCGTTTTTAGCTATATAATAGACAATTAGACAAAGATGAAGAAGAAGATATGgataaaagacaaaaattcaTGAATATCTTATctgtttgataaaatattatgtaatgttttaGATCATTAGGAAAAAGAaggagttatataataaaaatgggcAAAAATCGAAAGAAGGTAAGTATTAACACTATTTTACCATTGTATTAGTTAAGTCTGATTTAACTAGTTACCGGAAGTTgggtaaaaaaaaaccaataaaccgcgataaaatccgaaaaagttgtttcattataatgagttaaatttgcgtaaacattagaaaacaatattcattttaatattcattttttaatatttgaccCATTTTATTGGGTATAATtggatataaattatataaaataaggaCAATTGGCTACCATTTCGTGATaatgattattttgtatattttttaaggtCGAAAAGATCTTTTAGAGCTGTTACTGGACAGCGACATAAAGTTTACAGACGAAGAACTACGAGAACACATAGACTCCATTACTATAGCTGGTAACGATACCACGGCGCTTGTCATATCTTACGCTCTAATGTTGCTGGGAAACCATCAGGAAGAACAAGAAAAGGCTTATTTAGAGTAAGCGAATGTATCATCCTTAGATCATAAGCataaattagtataattaaCCCTACAATAATTAACCCTTGTAGTCGCGTATTTCTGTATAACGTGAGTGATCGCGTGGGGAGCATTTCGCCGcccatttacaaaattatttttattcacaaataagtaatttaacaaCATGTTTGCTGTaacctatataaaaaataaacataattttaaccaAATTCAACGTTTTCCTAATCTATgacatgtatatattataacagAAAAACAGTTCTCACACTTTTTTGGTCTTCTTTATTTCTTGGTCGGGTGTATTGCGCATACTTTCTCTACCTGAGtgtatatttctatataatcgaactatacaaaatttaataaccgTGTTTGCAACAAGATCATCAGCTAGAGGAATTGGTTTAAAgcaattcatcattacagcctatacagtctactgctggacataggcctccacaagttcacgccaaaaatagcacgaactcatgtgtttcgcccatagtcactgctgggcaggcgggttggtgaccgcagagctggctttgtcgcaccgagaacgctgctgcccgtcttcggcctgtgtacttcaaaccagcagttggatggttatcccgccaccggtcggctttttaagttccaaggtggtagcggaactgtgttatcccttagtcgccttttacgacacccacgggaagagagggggtggctatattctttagtaccgtagccacacagtacaaaaagcaataaatttatataataaatttatattaatagttaaaGCAATTAATCAGTGTTATATTTCCGTTGGcagtattcaaaatattttttgataatcttTTCACTAAGTCGCATGGACTGTTATTAACGCTAAACTTTTCTTGTGGTTGTTCACcagcatttatttataaatttctgatataaaataattttgaatcgACGAAAGCGTTCTGCGATATTCTCAAGATGACCTCTGAGAAGATGGGGTGGCTATTAAAAACGTTATATTCAACTAAGCCTCAAGACGTTGATGGCACATCCTCATCAAATTTTACCACTGATTGTTCCATACCAGTATTATGATCACTATATTCACATTCTTATCAGTTTCAGATATATCTTGCTGCTAATTTTGTGCATCAGCTTCTTCAAAACCACACTTCTCTCTATATCTTCTCTGTATATCCCAACTACTCAGCTATTTgtggattttttttcttcatttgttaTAATTCATGAATTGCTTACTTAAAAAGACATAAAACGAATTCAACTCAATCTTATTAcgatattcatataaaattacattatatgcAATGAAACCTAATAATATTTCAACTACACAAAAAACTAAACACACAAAGTTTACCTACGTGAGTAGTCGCGTGGTGAGCAATTTGGCGCCAAACGTGACACACTAACAAAAATCGTTCCCTCCTGCGGTCACTCACGAACTTAATTTcttcttatttctaaaataagaaGGTGAGATATGGAGAGATAGCTATTGGGACGGTTGACCTTAACAAATGCAATGTGTAAAAAATAACGCGACTTTTATACCGCGGCTGCAAAATGCTCATAATGCGAGCTCTCTATAGGGTTAAGAGACCTCGATGagatatattagtttttagtTATCTTAGTCATGTTTAAAATTACAgattgaaaaacatttttggCGATTCCAAAAGAACTCCaactaaaaatgatttaaatgaaatgaaatatcttGAGAGAGTAATCAAGGAGACAATGAGATTGTATACCGTTGTGCCTATCATAGGTAGAGAAACGCAGAAGGAGATAAAACTGTGTAAGGAATTAACATTTCACATTCACATTCTTTTGTTTTCACTAGTAAGGTTTCAACAAGATtgacaaaaacaaaaagttcATGACACACCGCTCTGCTGTACTAGTGCGTGTGCGGCGCATAAACACCGGCGCGCCGGTGTTTAAGGCGGTTGtttgttcgattcccgctgggGATGCATATTTAATATACGGAATTTATCGCTAGagtaagctctgacccttctctcACACGGAGAAAGacgtctatgcccagcagtgggataatcCAGGCtgaattaattacttaataattaaaaaaaaaaaagtaaaaaaataatattactataatatgACGATTCTTTAATTACTTAACTTTGTTTTTGAACAGCTACATGTACCGTACCAGCCGGTGTTGGTTGTGCTATTTTACCATTTGTAATTCACCGATCCAAGCAAATTTGGGGACCAGATGCAAACGAATTCAATCCTGACAGATTTCTTCCAGAAGTCAGTGCTACCAGACATCCTTGCGCCTACATACCTTTTAGTTATGGTACACGAAATTGCATAGGTAAAGAAAACTCGTtattgtataagtatatttttaaaccattggtttataattttaaagatcacTTGTGTCCTCTTTTTTAGTTACATGACATTTACAATGTTTGACTCATTATTTCTTGTACCAAGTAGGAATATAACTAAGGTAGTTAAAATGATATCATGgcgaaaaaataaattgttatgtaACGAAAAGATTAAAATTGTTTCGAAACAATGTTCAATATcgtttatcacaaaaaaaaaaaaaaacatattatgcCTTTACTGGGTGGTGGCTTTACTAGAGCAAAACGATACAATCATCAATTCCAGTTTTATCTTAACTCATAAAACATGCCTTATCACTGTCGTGGTATACCACAAAATAAATGTTACTCAGGatattaaacttaataatgaatctatttatatatatatacttattatgatACTAGCAAAGCTCCTTGCTccttgcgaataattcgcactaaataagtaaaaaagttaCCAACTGTCAGTCTTGAAAACgtatcaaaattaaagccgtcatatatataattttttattaattaattaacaaaaataaaggtaatgataaattaaaattttcaattttttagtTTGTTGATGCCGTCAGAGCAagtatctataaaattatatataatttatgtggagtaattgtaaggttttttctaaaaaggaaggcaaacatcttaagcCTTAACGCATTAAgatatatacctaattatttaagaaataatgtatttttttttcttttcaggaCGTCATTTTGGAATGTTAACAATGAAAAGCATACTAGCAAATATTTTAAGGAACTACAAAATTAAATCTCATGAATGCGACCGtttaaaaatcgaaatattATTGTTTCCTGTGTCAGGCCACTTTATTTCAATAGAAAAACGTCAATAGTTAagtttattgtttacataaatattaaaatattaacaaaagtttttttttttcacatcaTGTTCACAGTAAAGAATGAATGTGAATTAAGTTGCGAGGACTATGTATAACAAACTCTTTGCAGTTGGCGGCATCAACAGCAACACTACTATGATGTAATtactagttataaataataaataaataaataaataaataaatctttatttcttcaaacgttACTACATAACattaacacatattacatcagttatatttaaTCACAAAAAGAACAGTATGTCTCTGGTCCCCACACTAGGATTCCCTGTGTCGTAGGGTCCAGTCCCTTCCATTAGCTTAATACGATTCCgttagtttaaacaaaaacaatgcatttagtttataatttaaaaaaaagtttatttgattGGAACATACAAGAACTAAGGCAACAAAtggtttgtgtgtgtgtgtgtgcgtgtgactGTGCGCGTATGCACATACGTGTGTACATCAGTgtcattgtatataataataaataatatatttatacactgtAGTTTATACCCCGACGTCTAAAGTAGTAGTGTTGATGATTGGTGATGTATGCCTGCTGCAAGTGAGCgtgagtgagtgtgtgtgtgtgcctGCGTGCGTGCGCGTGCGTACTGCATCTGTATGTCGCCTCTGCCAGCCCTACGACTAACGTCTTGGGATCGAGTTAACTCACTGAACAGAGGGGACAAGACACAGATTCATTAACatagattatacatatatatatatatatatatatatatatatatatatatatatatatatatatatatatattatcatatccTACAGTTTGACTGGCTTTAATGAATTTATGAGTACGGCAACTTCATTCTCAGCCGTTGGTTGAAAAAACAATGAATGTGCTGGTGGATTCGAATAACTAAGCTTTATATTGTTACTCAAGTAAGCTTCCATCACATTCAATCCATCCAAAATTGTCTTTGCCAAACGATCACCAACAGTGCTGAAATAATTGTTCACCGCATCCAAAGATTCAATAGTATTTGCCTTTAGTTTTAGTAACTGATTAGTTTCATTTTCACTTTTGTTTAGACCACAGATTGATTTTAGATTACTCCATgtttgtttaatgttatttttactttttgctAAAAGTTTGtattcatatttgtttttttcttcttgtaCTAAGTTAACACACATGTTGTACACAGTTATGTATATGCATCAAATCgtgatttacataattattattaacccTTTAACCGCTTACCTCGGTTTAATTCGACTAATATTTTCGTGCCCATTTCGCCAGAGTCGTTAATTTACGACCATATTATATaccatgtattttatttaaaaaaaaaaaaaaattgttaatactGGCTAAATAGTTAATGAACCAATCATTtgcaatataatacaatttgGTCTTTCAATTAGAAGTTCTAAACAGTGTCCGAATCAAGATGAATTACTAATATTACTTTAAGAAAATTCCATTCATGTACAACATCACTGACGGCAAAATCCGACATTAGAGACAGGAAGTATATATACCAAGATTTATCGAGACAAAATGAAcactaattaaaacatttttctttatactgactaattaaa from Melitaea cinxia chromosome 15, ilMelCinx1.1, whole genome shotgun sequence includes:
- the LOC123660276 gene encoding cytochrome P450 4C1-like, with the translated sequence MFVTVIFLFLLSVYYTLYFRRGRKPLYELSDSLPNTGYLPILGHIHWFMGGPEKVLNNIRQLSRLIESSGGISKVWIGSVLYVVPLKPEDIQKVLENCLEKDSSYRFLKVWLGNGLFVAPVEQWKVHRKVLLPIFNNRIIEDYIDVFGEQASMLVERMEEQLGKGDFDVFKYITSCMLDIVFETAMGEKMDVQHNPDTPYLRARNTVISIIGMRIFKAWMQPDALFNLTPYSKLQRDNIFLTHKFTDEIIRKKKELYNKNGQKSKEGRKDLLELLLDSDIKFTDEELREHIDSITIAGNDTTALVISYALMLLGNHQEEQEKAYLELKNIFGDSKRTPTKNDLNEMKYLERVIKETMRLYTVVPIIGRETQKEIKLSTCTVPAGVGCAILPFVIHRSKQIWGPDANEFNPDRFLPEVSATRHPCAYIPFSYGTRNCIGRHFGMLTMKSILANILRNYKIKSHECDRLKIEILLFPVSGHFISIEKRQ